From Schizosaccharomyces pombe strain 972h- genome assembly, chromosome: II, the proteins below share one genomic window:
- the hrd1 gene encoding synviolin family ubiquitin-protein ligase Hrd1, with protein sequence MKFILYVLASLVLFGLSVLLSLYSSANVYSATVMISQSPVHITIGLNVCLCLFFAIANALKTLLFGSLQTFELELLYEQFWITLTEIMLAITVFREAISISFFMLLSTLMFARVFHSICSFRTERLQIQLTDQRFHIFSRLTCAYFVLSILDASLIYLCFTSEHLGDKSTRMLFVCEFSVLLLNLTIEASKLCIYLYEARHLDQVWDEKSTYLFRLEVCRDGLRLLAYSLLFMYQFPYVSVPIYSIRQMYTCFYSLFRRIREHARFRQATRDMNAMYPTATEEQLTNSDRTCTICREEMFHPDHPPENTDEMEPLPRGLDMTPKRLPCGHILHFHCLRNWLERQQTCPICRRSVIGNQSSPTGIPASPNVRATQIATQVPNPQNTPTTTAVPGITNSSNQGDPQASTFNGVPNANSSGFAAHTQDLSSVIPRRIALRDGWTMLPIPGTRRIPTYSQSTSTTNPSATPTTGDPSNSTYGGPQTFPNSGNNPNFNRGIAGIVPPGWRLVSSNTQSLSTNSAMTSLYQNASSADNNLGSSLPNVVPLSRGLTQSNETSNTFPAASSNISSQLRELHTKIDELRETVSNFRADYNSIRTSLNQLEAASGINERIQTTSADSLLNSNGMSGTEGFENTQTSITTNDNQSSILTSSDQTSPFATDEDRQNSRNVQLETVDENF encoded by the exons atgaaGTTTATACTATATGTGTTA GCTTCCTTGGTGCTGTTTGGACTGTCAGTCTTGTTGAGTTTGTACAGTAGTGCAAACGTGTACTCGGCGACAGTAATGATTTCTCAAAGTCCTGTTCATATAACAATTGGACTGAACGTTTGTTTATGTCTGTTTTTTGCGATTGCCAATGCcttaaaaacattattgTTTGGTTCGCTTCAGACATTCGAACTTGAGCTTTTATATGAACAATTTTGGATAACCCTTACTGAAATAATGCTTGCGATCACTGTTTTTAGAGAAGCCATAtctatttctttctttatgTTGTTAAGTACTTTGATGTTTGCTCGGGTGTTTCATTCCATATGTTCTTTTCGCACAGAAAGATTGCAGATTCAGCTTACAGATCAGCGTTTTCATATTTTCAGTCGCCTAACTTGCGCATACTTTGTACTTTCTATACTGGATGCATCTCTTATTTACCTTTGTTTTACGAGCGAGCATCTTGGCGATAAATCGACACGTATGCTTTTCGTATGTGAATTCTCGGTCCTCCTTTTAAATCTCACAATTGAGGCATCTAAGCTTTGCATATATTTGTATGAGGCTAGACACCTCGATCAGGTTTGGGATGAAAAAAGTACTTATCTTTTCCGACTTGAGGTTTGTCGAGATGGTTTACGCCTTCTTGCATACAGCCTTTTATTCATGTATCAATTTCCCTATGTCTCAGTTCCTATTTATTCCATCCGTCAAATGTACACATGTTTTTACTCGTTGTTCAGGCGTATACGTGAGCATGCGCGTTTCCGACAAGCAACTCGCGATATGAACGCCATGTATCCAACTGCTACTGAAGAACAGCTTACGAATTCAGATAGAACATGTACTATTTGTAGGGAAGAAATGTTTCATCCAGATCATCCTCCAGAAAACACCGACGAAATGGAACCTCTACCTAGAGGTTTAGATATGACTCCTAAACGGCTTCCCTGTGGCcatattttacatttccATTGCCTTAGAAATTGGCTAGAAAGACAACAAACATGTCCAATTTGTAGAAGATCCGTTATTGGAAATCAATCTTCCCCAACGGGAATTCCTGCAAGTCCCAATGTTCGAGCTACTCAAATCGCAACCCAAGTTCCTAACCCGCAAAACACTCCTACCACAACTGCAGTACCAGGCATCACTAACTCTTCTAATCAAGGAGACCCTCAGGCATCAACTTTCAATGGAGTGCCAAATGCGAATAGTAGTGGATTTGCAGCTCATACTCAAGATCTTTCGTCAGTGATCCCAAGGAGAATTGCCTTACGTGATGGTTGGACTATGCTTCCAATTCCTGGAACGCGTCGTATTCCGACTTATTCTCAATCCACATCAACGACAAATCCTAGTGCTACGCCTACTACTGGGGATCCATCGAATTCCACGTATGGTGGCCCTCAAACATTTCCGAATTCTGGAAATAATCCAAACTTTAACCGTGGAATAGCAGGAATTGTCCCTCCGGGATGGCGACTAGTATCTAGCAATACTCAATCTCTATCTACCAACTCAGCAATGACATCTTTATATCAAAACGCATCATCAGCAGATAATAATCTTGGCTCCTCTTTACCCAACGTTGTACCATTGAGTAGAGGATTAACACAGTCGAATGAAACGTCTAATACGTTTCCCGCTGCTTCATCTAATATATCTTCTCAGCTTCGTGAACTTCATAccaaaattgatgaattaCGAGAAACGGTTTCTAACTTTCGTGCTGATTACAATAGTATACGTACATCTTTAAATCAGTTAGAAGCTGCAAGTGGTATTAATGAAAGGATACAAACTACTTCTGCTGATTCACTATTAAATTCCAATGGTATGAGTGGGACTGAAGGATTTGAGAATACGCAGACTTCCATTACAACGAACGACAATCAATCATCGATCTTAACCAGTTCAGATCAAACATCCCCATTTGCAACTGATGAAGATCGACAAAACTCACGAAATGTACAATTAGAAACTGTggatgaaaatttttga